In Arachis hypogaea cultivar Tifrunner chromosome 7, arahy.Tifrunner.gnm2.J5K5, whole genome shotgun sequence, the genomic window ATTCTCCAACTTGtgataattaattaatcttaAAGCTAACatcgctatatatatatatatatatatatatatatatatatatatatatatattcgtcaCCTCACCTtattattttatgaaaattttcaactgGTTTACAAGGGAATGATTGATCGCTTAGACATTATTGTTATAattaaggctgcgtttgtttttgaGAATAGAATAGGACAGGACAAGATACTGATgaaagagacacaaaattttgtgttcttgtattttaTTTGGCGATAAACTAgcacaaattatgaaaatctaatttattctcattttttttttcattcaaaaaatttgagatgaaaaatataattatgaaaaattaacaaaaataatgaaagaaaaaataaaaaataagttgtgtttcTTATTAGTGTTTCTGTGTCCTTCCTGTGAGGATgtacacaaaatacactaattcaatgtCTATAAACACATTGTTTCTATTCATATTTCTTCTACCAAACACGATTTTATATCTCAGTAACGCAGCCTAAAAAACTATTATATATAAAACTAGGCTAAGAAGTAAGAGAAACCCTGCTAAGAACCAATTGATTTTGAACTACCTACCCTCTGCATCAATCAATATGTAACCAAACAATGAGTGAGTACTTATTAACACTTGTACTAGAATGATTTAGACAGATATAACAGACGCTTTAAAAGCTAGATTGGAATAGAAAGTTTGTACTTAGCAGCAAAACAGTACACAGCACATGCACATGGTGAAGTAAAttcaaaggaaagaaaacacCAAAATCTTTTGGAAATTTATTTATATAGTAAATTCAAAACAGATGGTTATATTTTAACTCTTAATTTTACATACATTGCACTTGAGTGACATCTTCATGGAAAGCAAATTTAAGCTATTAATCTGCTAGATTCTTTTGACACAACAGAATCTTAAACAATAGGAGCTTTCTTTTACTATATCATTTGAAGCAATTTGTTATTCTTCTGAATTTTGTGGTTACAGATTtgagatttcaatttaatttggcGTGAAGAAACATCACAATTCACAACTACTTATCACATGAcatgtatttattaatttatttttcacggAGCAAaaatcagaaattatttttaatatggaaaaaGAATTGGTGTTTTAGTTGAATATTAACATTTGAAGTATATTACAGTATTGTGGAGATTATTTAACACGTCCCCATGTGTTGGTTAAGATGCTGTCACCAGCAAAAactaagaacattttttttatcatttttttattataaaaaaaaggatAATGGACCCCACGTGtgggtgtgtgtttttcttttttttttttcttttgaaaaaatggAAACAGCTGGAGTTTCAGTTTAAAGAGGAGGAAGAAAGGAGGGAGAAGAAGACTTAGCTTACACAGTACACATCATCTGCTCCATCGAATAACGTTAATAACTTCCAAcacccctttttctttttttctttttttttcttttttaaatttcataACTTTGCAACAACACCGCCCAAAAGACATGCCTTCAGTTTTTCTTATTCTGTCGGTTACAGCTCTTCATTCGGCTCCAAGCACAAACGAACTGCTAGCTAGCCAGGCAGAGAGGAGAATATCTTAAAGTTGATGCTCTTGGAGTGAAGGAACAGCAACAGCACCTGATTCGCTTTTGTGGGTCGATTTCAAGTTTGGATTTTTGTTTACGTTTCTCTGATTGGCGAGAAGGTTATGGCGTTTTGCCCCATGTTTTGTTGCGGAAATGTTTCCGATCGGTACGACAATCACTTCATTAGTCTCAAGTTCTAttactttgttgttttggatCATATCAATTGGAGGAAAAAATGAATAATAGGCAAGGTTTAGATTCTGGGTTTAGCTCAGTTTTCTTGTATAACTGAAACTGCTCTAAGTTACTGTTAGAAGACTGAAAAAACAGAAAGGGAAGATCACTTAATTAACATAATATACCAAGGTGCATACTTTATTGATCCCATACTTTGAGACTTTAGGTAGAAGTAGAGTTTTGGATTCGAACTTTAGTTCCAATTGATTAACAGATAGTTGATATTGGAGCTGCTTCTACAAATGCAGCAAGGCACGGGGGAAGAAACAACCTCCATGGCGGGTGTTTTCTCTGAAGGAATTACATTCAGCTACCAATAATTTCAACTATGATAACAAGCTCGGCGAAGGCGGATTCGGGAGTGTCTACTGGGGTCAGCTTTGGGATGGATCACAGGTAGGATAATACCACCTCTTTTGTATTCCCTGTTTCATCTTTTCATATCAGTTTCTCTGGTAATGGTTGCTAAGCTTTTCCTAGattcatgtattttttttagtGGTAATTTAACCTCACATGATATTGTGTGCTGATTTGTAGCCAATTATTATAGCCATCTGATCCATGCAATTCTATGTGTGAGATGCAGATTGCTGTGAAAAGATTGAAAGTTTGGAGCAGCAAAGCAGACATGgaatttgctgttgaagttgaGATATTGGCAAGGGTTCGACACAAGAATCTTCTAAGTCTGCGTGGCTATTGCGCTGAAGGTCAGGAACGATTAATTGTATATGACTACATGCCGAATTTGAGCCTAGTCTCTCATCTTCATGGGCAGCACTCAGCTGAAAGCCTTCTTGATTGGAAGCGACGGATGATTATTGCAATCGGCGCTGCCGAGGGAATTGCGTGAGTACTTATCTGGCCTTTTCTTATGAACTAATCTCCTGTTGTGGTAATAAATATTAAACTTCCTTTCAGATATCTTCACCACCAAGCAACACCACACATCATTCATAGAGATATCAAAGCAAGCAATGTGTTGTTGGATTCAGATTTCCAAGCACAGGTTGCTGATTTTGGTTTCGCCAAGTTGATCCCGGATGGGGCAACGCATGTGACTACTAGAGTTAAAGGCACTCTTGGCTACTTAGCACCAGAATATGCTATGTTAGGTAAAGCAAATGAGAGTTGTGATGTATATAGTTTCGGTGTTCTTCTTCTAGAACTTGCCAGTGGCAGAAAACCACTTGAGAAACTCAGTAATGCGGTGAAGCGCACCATCAGTGATTGGGCACTGCCTTTGGCTTGTGAGAAGAAATTCAGGGAAATTGCAGATTCAAGACTTAATGGGGACTATGTGGAGGAAGAACTTAGAAGAGTTGTTTTGATTGCTCTTATATGTGCTCAGAGTCAAGCTGAGAAAAGACCAACCATGCTTGAGGTGGTGGAGCTACTCAAGGGTGACTCCAAAGATAAGATTTCTCAGTTGGAAGCCAATGAACTCTTTATCAGCTCTG contains:
- the LOC112703783 gene encoding PTI1-like tyrosine-protein kinase At3g15890 isoform X1 is translated as MAFCPMFCCGNVSDRKARGKKQPPWRVFSLKELHSATNNFNYDNKLGEGGFGSVYWGQLWDGSQIAVKRLKVWSSKADMEFAVEVEILARVRHKNLLSLRGYCAEGQERLIVYDYMPNLSLVSHLHGQHSAESLLDWKRRMIIAIGAAEGIAYLHHQATPHIIHRDIKASNVLLDSDFQAQVADFGFAKLIPDGATHVTTRVKGTLGYLAPEYAMLGKANESCDVYSFGVLLLELASGRKPLEKLSNAVKRTISDWALPLACEKKFREIADSRLNGDYVEEELRRVVLIALICAQSQAEKRPTMLEVVELLKGDSKDKISQLEANELFISSVTVGHDHGSRSDIISEENQSKHQLEHMKSA
- the LOC112703783 gene encoding PTI1-like tyrosine-protein kinase At3g15890 isoform X2 produces the protein MEFAVEVEILARVRHKNLLSLRGYCAEGQERLIVYDYMPNLSLVSHLHGQHSAESLLDWKRRMIIAIGAAEGIAYLHHQATPHIIHRDIKASNVLLDSDFQAQVADFGFAKLIPDGATHVTTRVKGTLGYLAPEYAMLGKANESCDVYSFGVLLLELASGRKPLEKLSNAVKRTISDWALPLACEKKFREIADSRLNGDYVEEELRRVVLIALICAQSQAEKRPTMLEVVELLKGDSKDKISQLEANELFISSVTVGHDHGSRSDIISEENQSKHQLEHMKSA